A window of the Pyrodictium abyssi genome harbors these coding sequences:
- a CDS encoding HAD-IIB family hydrolase, translated as MPTLWQPRRLVLTDLDGSMMSYDGRIGDNAYYARLLRMLGFLVVPVTAKTIEEVLALRRSLGLDQEPFIAIVEAGGAVYATPGVLTRATGFDEKLGLDYIEVGEPLEKLEPLLEEVASTPCSEKLYRLTRAPPGIAEAMTGLEGFRAELAQKRRYIEVYWSPSRECMEQAARRAEELGLTVRSGRLLHVGRGYGKARAVRRLVEESVFPSVATVGIGDTRLDEDLLEAVDTAVVIPQVGGKLLARPRRTDYHVAPEPAPEGWAHVARLLALGVL; from the coding sequence ATGCCGACCCTCTGGCAGCCTAGGCGGCTGGTGCTCACAGACCTCGACGGGAGCATGATGAGCTACGACGGCAGAATCGGGGACAACGCGTACTATGCCCGCCTGCTCCGGATGCTCGGCTTCCTCGTTGTCCCGGTGACTGCTAAGACCATAGAGGAGGTGCTTGCGCTAAGAAGGAGCCTAGGCCTAGACCAGGAACCGTTCATAGCCATTGTCGAGGCAGGCGGCGCTGTATACGCTACGCCCGGCGTCTTAACGCGGGCCACCGGCTTCGACGAGAAACTGGGCCTGGACTACATCGAGGTGGGTGAGCCGCTCGAGAAGCTGGAGCCTCTCCTAGAGGAGGTGGCTTCTACTCCCTGCAGCGAGAAGCTCTACCGGCTCACCCGGGCGCCGCCGGGCATCGCCGAGGCTATGACGGGGCTCGAGGGCTTCCGGGCAGAACTCGCCCAGAAGCGCCGCTACATAGAGGTCTACTGGAGCCCCAGCCGGGAGTGCATGGAGCAGGCAGCCAGGCGGGCGGAGGAGCTAGGGCTCACAGTGCGCAGTGGGCGCCTCCTGCACGTTGGCCGGGGCTACGGCAAGGCCCGTGCGGTTAGGAGGCTCGTGGAGGAGTCGGTGTTCCCCAGCGTGGCGACAGTGGGCATCGGGGATACACGCCTCGACGAGGACCTCCTCGAAGCCGTGGATACGGCGGTCGTGATACCACAGGTGGGAGGCAAGCTGCTAGCCCGGCCACGGCGGACAGACTACCACGTGGCACCGGAGCCGGCCCCCGAGGGCTGGGCGCACGTCGCCCGGCTACTCGCGCTGGGT
- the mpgS gene encoding mannosyl-3-phosphoglycerate synthase gives MISLPTRFEAYGAVKIFELSRVLELDSLGMSSKPSGTHTLDYETMEEYAASTAIVVPVKDEELITLEGVLRAIPHASPIVLVSASQVSPVDVYSREVELARTLHSVTGREILVIHQRDPAWAEVLAGTPLEDMLSGGAVRSGKGEGMILGVLAAAGIGARYVGFIDSDNYVPGAANEYSKIYYAGFSLSESPYTMVRIVWHYKGKLASSDMYLRKRGRVSMHTNSVINYALSRIRRVETDIVRTANSGEHAMSIDLALRMRWAGGFAVEPYQIVQLLEDCFLGLEGGSCRLLPEGVNILQIEARNPHIHAERGDEHIAGMLAESLGTVYHSRLGSDEEVRERILGLLKDYSYEGEPPKPRVYSLEGIDPDKTLSTLLAESQMAHYFK, from the coding sequence ATGATCAGTCTGCCTACAAGGTTCGAGGCTTACGGCGCGGTCAAGATATTCGAGCTGTCGAGGGTCCTAGAGCTAGACTCTCTGGGCATGTCGTCGAAGCCGTCTGGGACCCACACGCTTGACTACGAGACGATGGAAGAGTACGCAGCGTCCACGGCCATAGTCGTGCCGGTGAAAGACGAGGAGCTCATAACGCTCGAGGGGGTCCTCCGTGCTATACCGCACGCATCGCCCATAGTCCTCGTCTCCGCCTCTCAGGTCTCCCCGGTAGACGTGTATAGCCGTGAAGTGGAGCTGGCCCGTACTCTGCATAGTGTCACTGGCCGAGAGATACTCGTCATACACCAGCGCGACCCAGCGTGGGCCGAGGTGCTGGCTGGCACACCTCTCGAAGACATGCTGAGCGGCGGTGCTGTGAGGAGCGGTAAGGGCGAGGGCATGATACTCGGGGTCCTCGCGGCAGCCGGGATAGGCGCCCGCTATGTGGGCTTCATAGACAGCGACAACTACGTGCCGGGCGCCGCTAACGAGTACAGTAAGATATACTACGCGGGCTTCTCGCTCTCGGAGTCTCCCTACACGATGGTAAGGATAGTGTGGCACTACAAGGGCAAGCTAGCCTCCTCGGACATGTACCTGAGGAAGCGCGGCAGAGTCTCAATGCACACCAACAGCGTGATTAACTACGCTCTTTCGAGGATACGCCGGGTCGAGACGGACATAGTACGAACAGCTAACAGTGGCGAGCACGCAATGAGCATTGACCTCGCGCTCCGCATGCGCTGGGCGGGCGGCTTCGCCGTAGAGCCATACCAGATAGTCCAGCTCCTTGAGGACTGCTTCCTAGGCCTAGAGGGAGGCTCTTGCCGCCTCCTACCCGAGGGCGTCAACATACTCCAGATAGAGGCGCGTAACCCCCACATACACGCTGAGCGCGGGGACGAGCACATAGCAGGGATGCTGGCTGAGAGCCTGGGCACGGTGTACCACTCCAGGCTCGGCTCTGACGAGGAGGTCCGTGAAAGGATACTGGGCCTTCTCAAGGACTACAGCTACGAGGGCGAGCCGCCCAAGCCGAGAGTGTACAGCCTCGAGGGCATAGACCCGGATAAGACGCTCTCGACACTACTAGCCGAGAGCCAGATGGCACACTACTTCAAGTAG
- the lysX gene encoding lysine biosynthesis protein LysX: protein MLRVAVVVDVVRQEEQMLLKTLGEYMDARLFNVRSRALELGSDGLDAAVIRPISMYRAAYTAASFEAAGVFTVNQSETIMIAGDKLLAYARLAAARIPIPRSFYAADVEAALEAASKLGYPVVVKAPVGSWGRLVSRADSPEELEQLANMRQRLPCSQTRSMIVQEYLETGNSDIRCIVVAGTMLGCIRRIAQNGEWRSNVALGAKTEAYPANPALEDMVLRAAAAVKGFFVSIDVFETREKGYLVNEVNGVPEFKGFYRATGINPAKRLAEALLEELKR, encoded by the coding sequence GTGCTACGCGTAGCAGTAGTAGTGGACGTAGTACGCCAGGAGGAACAGATGCTGCTAAAGACGCTCGGAGAATACATGGACGCAAGGCTGTTCAACGTGCGCTCAAGGGCCCTAGAGCTTGGGAGCGACGGGCTCGACGCGGCGGTTATAAGGCCCATAAGCATGTACCGCGCGGCCTACACTGCGGCTAGCTTCGAGGCCGCAGGAGTATTCACTGTAAACCAGTCAGAGACGATAATGATAGCTGGCGACAAGCTATTAGCATACGCGCGTCTCGCGGCAGCACGAATACCGATACCCAGGAGCTTCTACGCTGCGGACGTGGAAGCGGCGCTAGAGGCGGCCAGCAAGCTGGGCTACCCGGTAGTAGTCAAGGCGCCTGTCGGCAGCTGGGGCCGCCTGGTCTCGCGCGCAGATAGCCCGGAGGAACTCGAACAGCTAGCCAACATGAGGCAGCGGCTCCCATGCAGCCAGACACGCTCAATGATAGTCCAGGAGTACCTCGAGACAGGGAACAGCGATATACGCTGCATAGTAGTGGCTGGCACCATGCTGGGCTGTATCCGGAGGATAGCACAGAACGGCGAGTGGAGGAGCAACGTAGCCCTAGGTGCAAAGACAGAGGCCTACCCCGCAAACCCCGCGCTAGAGGATATGGTGCTAAGGGCGGCGGCCGCCGTTAAGGGGTTCTTCGTCTCCATAGACGTGTTCGAGACCAGGGAGAAAGGCTACCTAGTAAACGAGGTCAACGGCGTACCAGAGTTCAAGGGATTCTACCGGGCCACCGGGATAAACCCAGCAAAGAGGCTAGCCGAGGCACTGCTCGAGGAACTCAAGCGCTAG
- the carB gene encoding carbamoyl-phosphate synthase (glutamine-hydrolyzing) large subunit — MPKRIDVRKVLVLGSGAIKIAEAAEFDYSGSQALKALREEGIETVLINPNVATIQTSYKLADHVYLGPLQPWFVEKVIERERPDAIMLGFGGQTALSLGVDLHYRGVLARYGIRVLGTPIDGIERALSRGRFRETMMKAGLPIPPSVPATSVEEALRAADEIGYPVIVRVSFNLGGGGSLVAWSREELERWLVRAFALSGSGEVLVEKYLHHWKEIEYEVVRDQYGNMVAVACLENADPMGVHTGESVVIAPCQTLTDQEYQLLREASLRVAESISLIGEGNVQLAFNPRDSWEYYVIETNPRMSRSSALASKATGYPLAYIAAKLALGYRLDELLNRVTGRTCACFEPSLDYVVVKVPRWDLEKFENVERSISSEMKSIGEVMAIGRNFAEALQKAIRMLDIGEPGVVAGPRYEEPESLEKVMEKLRRREPYWPIWAAKAFKLGATVEKVYEATGVDPYFLHQIREIVELAEKLRHTRPGSLEFLDLLAEAKRLGFSDEQVALLSGTSVEEVERARRSIGLERPYVRQIDTLAAEWPAATNYLYMSYNAYEDDKPITSGRPRLMVLGAGVFRIGVSVEFDWGVVSFAEEARSLGYEVAVVNYNPETVSTDWDVNDKLYFEELTLERVLDIYRFEKPVGVVAFLGGQIANNLAKPLEERGVRLLGTPGRSVDRAENRAWFSQLLEELGIKQPSWTAATSIKEALRFAEEVGYPVLVRPSYVLSGSAMKIAWSPEELKSYIEQAAKVSPRYPVVVSKFLEDAVEAEIDAVGDSRRAVGAVIEHIEPGGVHSGDSTMVLPWFSIPETAVREMTRIAETLNEALEIKGPFNIQFLVKNGGVYVVELNLRASRSMPFTSKVTGYNLMRAAAEAALKGRISYGFNGDKGFRLLKPGSWWGVKSPQPSWQRLKGAYPGLGPEMRSTGEVAALGRTMHEALLKSWLSVQGNRIPPLDSIVLVYTPTGRGRSELARAAQLMAEKGYRVYTVEGMEADGVEPLPVEQALRLIREGGIGIVMTTDYAPERDYSLRRLAVDLGVPVVLDARLARMLAEAISRLSVEDLEALELRDYWGPGVEVF; from the coding sequence ATGCCGAAGAGGATAGACGTTAGGAAGGTCCTCGTCCTAGGCAGCGGGGCTATAAAGATAGCAGAGGCGGCAGAGTTCGACTATAGCGGTAGCCAGGCCCTAAAGGCGCTGAGGGAAGAGGGCATAGAAACGGTACTGATTAATCCCAACGTGGCCACCATTCAGACGAGCTACAAGCTCGCTGACCACGTGTACCTGGGCCCACTCCAGCCATGGTTCGTGGAGAAGGTCATCGAGCGCGAGCGCCCGGACGCGATAATGCTGGGCTTCGGCGGCCAGACAGCCCTAAGCCTAGGCGTCGATCTCCACTACCGTGGCGTCCTAGCGCGCTACGGTATCCGTGTCCTCGGGACTCCGATAGACGGTATAGAGAGGGCGCTTTCCCGTGGAAGGTTCCGCGAGACCATGATGAAGGCGGGGCTGCCTATACCGCCGAGTGTCCCGGCTACGAGTGTCGAGGAAGCGCTACGGGCTGCCGACGAGATAGGCTACCCCGTCATAGTCCGTGTAAGCTTCAACCTCGGCGGCGGCGGAAGCCTAGTGGCATGGAGCCGTGAGGAGCTAGAGCGCTGGCTCGTCCGCGCCTTCGCGCTCTCGGGCTCCGGCGAGGTGCTCGTGGAGAAGTATCTCCACCACTGGAAGGAGATAGAGTACGAGGTGGTGCGCGACCAGTACGGCAACATGGTAGCCGTGGCCTGCCTCGAGAACGCCGACCCGATGGGTGTGCACACCGGAGAGTCCGTGGTGATAGCCCCCTGCCAGACACTCACAGACCAGGAGTACCAGCTCCTCCGCGAGGCGAGCCTACGCGTAGCAGAGTCCATAAGCCTGATCGGCGAGGGTAACGTACAGCTCGCCTTCAACCCCCGCGACAGCTGGGAGTACTACGTCATAGAGACCAACCCGCGTATGAGCCGTAGCAGCGCCCTAGCCAGCAAGGCTACGGGATACCCCTTGGCATACATTGCTGCGAAGCTGGCACTCGGCTACCGGCTCGACGAGCTACTGAACCGTGTCACCGGTAGGACGTGTGCCTGCTTCGAGCCGAGCCTCGACTACGTAGTGGTCAAAGTGCCGCGCTGGGACCTGGAGAAGTTCGAGAATGTCGAGAGGAGTATAAGCAGCGAGATGAAGAGCATAGGAGAGGTAATGGCGATAGGCAGGAACTTCGCCGAGGCGCTCCAGAAGGCTATAAGGATGCTAGATATAGGCGAGCCCGGTGTAGTGGCAGGCCCGCGCTACGAGGAGCCCGAGAGCCTAGAGAAGGTGATGGAGAAGCTCCGCCGCCGCGAGCCCTACTGGCCGATATGGGCCGCCAAGGCATTCAAACTAGGCGCTACAGTCGAAAAGGTGTATGAAGCTACCGGTGTAGACCCGTACTTCCTACACCAGATACGGGAGATAGTAGAGCTGGCCGAGAAGCTGCGCCACACGCGGCCCGGGAGCCTGGAGTTCCTCGACCTCCTGGCCGAGGCTAAGCGGCTAGGCTTCAGCGACGAGCAGGTAGCACTACTCTCAGGCACCAGTGTCGAGGAGGTCGAGAGGGCACGCCGCAGCATAGGCCTCGAGAGGCCCTATGTAAGGCAGATAGACACCCTAGCCGCCGAGTGGCCCGCAGCAACAAACTACCTCTACATGAGCTACAACGCGTATGAGGACGATAAACCTATAACCAGCGGGCGGCCAAGGCTCATGGTGCTAGGCGCAGGCGTATTCCGCATCGGCGTCTCGGTCGAGTTCGACTGGGGGGTGGTGAGCTTCGCCGAAGAAGCACGCAGCCTCGGCTACGAGGTCGCAGTCGTAAACTACAACCCCGAAACCGTGTCCACAGACTGGGACGTGAACGACAAGCTCTACTTCGAGGAGCTAACCCTCGAGCGCGTTCTCGACATATACAGGTTCGAGAAGCCCGTCGGCGTAGTAGCGTTCCTGGGCGGCCAGATAGCAAACAACCTAGCAAAGCCCCTAGAAGAGCGCGGTGTAAGGCTTCTCGGCACACCCGGCCGCAGCGTGGACCGTGCTGAGAACCGCGCCTGGTTCTCCCAGCTCCTCGAGGAGCTCGGCATAAAGCAACCAAGCTGGACAGCGGCCACTAGCATCAAGGAGGCGCTACGCTTCGCCGAGGAGGTGGGCTATCCCGTCCTAGTGAGGCCCAGCTACGTGCTAAGCGGCTCAGCTATGAAGATAGCGTGGAGCCCAGAGGAGCTAAAGAGCTACATAGAGCAGGCTGCTAAGGTGTCGCCACGCTACCCTGTCGTCGTGTCCAAGTTCCTCGAGGACGCTGTAGAGGCAGAAATAGACGCTGTAGGTGACAGCCGCCGCGCAGTAGGCGCGGTGATCGAGCACATCGAGCCCGGCGGCGTGCACAGCGGCGACTCCACTATGGTCCTCCCCTGGTTCAGCATACCCGAGACCGCGGTGCGCGAGATGACGAGGATAGCTGAGACGCTAAACGAGGCCCTGGAGATAAAGGGGCCATTCAACATACAGTTCCTCGTGAAGAACGGCGGCGTCTACGTGGTTGAGCTCAACCTGCGTGCCAGCCGCTCAATGCCATTCACGAGCAAGGTCACCGGCTACAACCTCATGCGCGCAGCAGCCGAAGCAGCCCTAAAGGGCAGAATAAGCTACGGCTTTAACGGCGACAAGGGCTTCAGGCTGCTAAAGCCCGGCAGCTGGTGGGGCGTAAAGAGCCCCCAGCCGAGCTGGCAGAGGCTGAAGGGCGCCTACCCGGGCCTAGGCCCCGAGATGAGGAGCACCGGCGAGGTAGCAGCACTAGGCCGCACAATGCACGAGGCCCTGCTCAAGAGTTGGCTAAGCGTTCAGGGCAACAGGATACCGCCACTCGACAGCATTGTCCTTGTCTACACGCCTACCGGCCGGGGCCGCAGCGAGCTAGCAAGAGCAGCGCAGCTGATGGCGGAGAAAGGCTACAGAGTGTACACCGTAGAAGGCATGGAGGCTGACGGCGTGGAGCCCTTGCCGGTGGAGCAGGCGCTGCGCCTCATAAGGGAGGGCGGCATAGGCATAGTGATGACGACTGACTATGCCCCGGAGCGCGACTACAGCCTACGCCGCCTAGCAGTAGACCTAGGTGTGCCCGTGGTCCTCGACGCTAGGCTTGCAAGAATGCTAGCCGAAGCCATCAGCAGGCTCAGCGTAGAGGACCTCGAGGCCCTCGAGCTGCGCGACTACTGGGGCCCTGGCGTGGAGGTGTTCTAG